In Buchnera aphidicola (Chaetogeoica yunlongensis), the genomic stretch CATTTTTTTCCAATATTTTTTATTTTCTAAATCATCTTCAGATAAATTAGATAATGTTATATGTCCTTCTATATATTGTGATAATAAAACTATAACTACTTTATCATTAACTTTTTTAATAGTTCCAGATACTATGCTTCCTTGGGGATTATTAGTAATATATTTTAAAAATGGATCTTCTTCTAATTGTTTAATACCTAATGAAATCCGTTCTCTAATTGGATCAACTTGTAAAACAATAGCAGAGATATCTTTTCCTTTTTTATACTTAATAATTACTTCTTCTCCAGGAATGTTCCAAGATATATCTGATAAATGAACTAGACCATCAATACCACCTTCTAAACCAATAAATATTCCAAAATCTGTAATAGATTTGATCTTTCCTTGAACACAACTTCCTTTATTATATTTTGCTGAAAATTCTTTCCATGGATTCTTTTTGCATTGTTTTAATCCTAAAGAAATCCTTCTTCTTTTTTCATCTATATCTAATATAATAACTTGTACAATAGAGTCAACTTGTACAACTTTTGATGGGTGAATATTTTTATTCGTCCAATCCATTTCTGAAACATGAACTAATCCTTCTACACCTTCTGAGATTTCTACAAAACATCCATATTCTGTTAAATTAGTCACTCTTCCTGTAGTTTTAGTCTTTTCAGGATAACGCACTGAAATATTAGTCCATGGATCTTCACTAAGTTGTTTTAAACCTAAAGATACTCTAGTTTTTTCTCGATCAAATTTTAAAATTTGAACTTTTATTTCATCACCTATACTGACAATTTCACTAGGATGTTTTACTCTTTTCCATGCCATATCAGTTATATGTAATAATCCATCAATACCACCTAAGTCTACAAATGCTCCGTAATCAGTAAGATTTTTAATTATTCCTTTTACCTGTATTCCTTCTTTCAAGTTTTCTAACAATAAACTTTTTTCAGCATGATAATCCGATTCAATAACTGCTCTTCGTGAGACTACTACATTATTACGTTTTTGATCTAGCTTTATTACTTTAAATTCTAATTCTTTTCCTTCTAAATGAATGGTATCTCTCATAGGACGAACATCTACTAAAGAACCAGGTAAAAATGCACGAATTTCATCTAATTCGACTGTAAACCCCCCTTTTACTTTTCCGTTAATTAAACCAATAATTGTTTTAGAATCTTTATAAGCTTGTTCTAAAATTAACCATGCTTCATGCCTTTTTGCTTTTTCTCGT encodes the following:
- the rpsA gene encoding 30S ribosomal protein S1, producing MTESFAELFEQSLENINTKPGSIIKGTVISINKDTILVDAGLKSESEIPVDQFKNSQGELEVKIGDRIDVALDAIEDGFGETILSREKAKRHEAWLILEQAYKDSKTIIGLINGKVKGGFTVELDEIRAFLPGSLVDVRPMRDTIHLEGKELEFKVIKLDQKRNNVVVSRRAVIESDYHAEKSLLLENLKEGIQVKGIIKNLTDYGAFVDLGGIDGLLHITDMAWKRVKHPSEIVSIGDEIKVQILKFDREKTRVSLGLKQLSEDPWTNISVRYPEKTKTTGRVTNLTEYGCFVEISEGVEGLVHVSEMDWTNKNIHPSKVVQVDSIVQVIILDIDEKRRRISLGLKQCKKNPWKEFSAKYNKGSCVQGKIKSITDFGIFIGLEGGIDGLVHLSDISWNIPGEEVIIKYKKGKDISAIVLQVDPIRERISLGIKQLEEDPFLKYITNNPQGSIVSGTIKKVNDKVVIVLLSQYIEGHITLSNLSEDDLENKKYWKKMIVGDIIESKINSIDKKARIIYLSMILKKKLEMNSLNENNNTIKDKKKEKNFSNAMIEAFKAAQTTD